The following proteins come from a genomic window of Oncorhynchus kisutch isolate 150728-3 unplaced genomic scaffold, Okis_V2 Okis06b-Okis10b_hom, whole genome shotgun sequence:
- the LOC109883013 gene encoding claudin-6: MATTGMQLLGLILSLVGWVGGFLVCSVPLWRVTAFIGNNIVTAQIIWEGLWMTCIVQSTGQIQCKVYDSLLALPSDMQAARGLTVLSVLLCGLALALGVVGVKCTKCIGQNSLKARIARISGFLFGIAGFLYLVPICWTAHSIIRDFYDPHVAAPHKRELGPALYLGWGASALLLIGGSLLYAGSSPPGIPGSPTFSSDSSPRRGPAAQVKGYV; this comes from the coding sequence ATGGCGACCACCGGCATGCAGCTCCTGGGCCTGATCTTGTCTCTGGTTGGCTGGGTGGGCGGCTTCCTGGTATGCTCTGTTCCGCTGTGGCGCGTCACCGCCTTCATCGGCAACAACATCGTGACGGCTCAGATCATCTGGGAGGGGCTGTGGATGACCTGCATCGTCCAATCAACGGGCCAGATCCAGTGCAAGGTGTACGACAGTCTCTTGGCCCTGCCCAGCGACATGCAGGCGGCCCGGGGCCTCACCGTGCTCTCCGTCCTCCTCTGTGGCCTGGCCCTGGCTTTAGGTGTGGTGGGGGTAAAGTGCACCAAGTGTATTGGTCAGAATAGTCTGAAGGCTCGTATTGCAAGGATCTCCGGCTTTCTGTTCGGCATCGCTGGGTTTCTCTACCTGGTTCCTATCTGCTGGACGGCCCACTCCATTATCAGGGACTTCTATGATCCCCACGTGGCCGCGCCGCACAAGAGAGAGCTAGGCCCCGCTCTATACCTGGGCTGGGGGGCGTCGGCCTTGCTCCTGATTGGTGGGTCGCTGCTGTATGCCGGGTCGAGTCCTCCAGGCATCCCCGGGTCTCCGACCTTCAGCAGCGACAGCAGCCCCCGTAGAGGACCTGCTGCTCAGGTCAAAGGTTACGTCTGA
- the LOC109883005 gene encoding E3 ubiquitin-protein ligase TRIM39 isoform X2 produces the protein MASTISTVSLISERHFLCPLCKDIFSSPVTTPCGHSFCQDCLCGYWTRHRSDYCPLCKRLFHSRPDVSVNRILADVCDNYRKTRPESPEESHDTPQVVDIDQMIQERLKKVDRLRHSLQLLKNSCVREVRESQKVFSALVSSMEKSHKAVVAAIEERQGEEERIVEKLVKELEQEILQLRNGDTDLRPCHSQQSHDELGGGGGGGGQKSVAVSTTSTTGYSERRDWSKFSMETDPCMGVTRRAVSDLMDMVKGELCRLSKAELKKIQKYTDISLSPKTAHAFLSVSEDRKQVRHTDKHQEVPDNPKRFDRVANVLGRESFSSGRYYWEVEVGEKIEWNLGVARQSINRKGKFTVSPANGFWTLSLKSGGQYVANTSPTVTPVGLEQKPRKVGVFLDYVEGRVSFYCAETGVHIHTFTDGFTDRLHPLFSPGRQHGGRNIAPLTISTSFCSI, from the exons ATGGCATCTACCATCTCTACCGTCAGCCTCATCTCCGAGAGGCACTTCCTGTGCCCGCTGTGTAAGGACATCTTCAGCAGTCCTGTGACTACTCCGTGTGGCCACAGTTTCTGTCAGGACTGCCTGTGTGG GTACTGGACCCGGCACCGTTCAGACTACTGTCCCCTCTGCAAGAGGTTGTTCCATTCCAGGCCAGACGTTAGTGTCAACCGCATCCTGGCTGACGTCTGTGACAACTACAGGAAGACACGGCCTGAGAGCCCTGAGGAGAGCCACGACACG CCACAGGTTGTAGACATTGACCAGATGATCCAGGAGCGACTGAAGAAAGTTGACAGACTCAGACACTCCCTGCAGCTCCTCAAA AACTCGTGTGTAAGGGAGGTGCGTGAGAGCCAGAAGGTGTTCTCTGCCCTTGTCAGTTCCATGGAGAAGAGCCACAAGGCCGTGGTGGCAGCCattgaggagagacagggggaggaggag AGGATTGTTGAGAAGCTGGTGAAGGAGCTGGAACAGGAGATTCTACAGCTGAGGAATGGAGACACTGACCTGAGGCCTTGTCATTCCCAGCAGAGCCATGATGAGctcggtggtggtggtggtggtggtggtcagaaGAGTGTTGCAGTG AGCACCACTTCCACCACGGGCTACTCTGAGAGGAGGGATTGGTCCAAGTTTTCCATGGAGACAGACCCCTGTATGGGCGTGACCAGGAGAGCAGTGTCAGACCTGATGGACATGGTTAAAGGAGAGCTCTGTAGACTCTCTAAAGCTG AGCtgaagaaaatacagaaatacacag ACATCTCCCTGAGTCCCAAGACGGCCCACGCCTTTCTCTCGGTCTCAGAAGACCGGAAACAGGTgcgacacacagacaaacaccagGAGGTCCCAGACAACCCCAAGAGGTTTGACCGCGTGGCCAACGTCCTGGGAAGAGAATCCTTCAGCAGTGGCAG gtactactgggaggtggaggtgggagagaAGATAGAGTGGAACCTGGGCGTGGCCAGACAGTCCATCAACAGGAAAGGGAAGTTTACAGTCAGCCCAGCCAATGGCTTCTGGACACTGAGCCTAAAGAGCGGGGGTCAATACGTAGCTAACACCTCCCCCACTGTCACCCCCGTGGGCCTGGAGCAGAAGCCCAGGAAGGTGGGGGTGTTTCTGGACTatgtggagggccgagtgtcctTCTACTGCGCGGAGACTGGGGTTCACATCCATACGTTTACAGATGGCTTCACTGATAGACTACATCCACTCTTTAGTCCTGGGAGGCAACATGGGGGCAGGAATATCGCTCCTCTGACTATTAGTACTAGCTTCTGTAGCATCTGA
- the LOC109883005 gene encoding E3 ubiquitin-protein ligase TRIM39 isoform X1, whose product MASTISTVSLISERHFLCPLCKDIFSSPVTTPCGHSFCQDCLCGYWTRHRSDYCPLCKRLFHSRPDVSVNRILADVCDNYRKTRPESPEESHDTPQVVDIDQMIQERLKKVDRLRHSLQLLKNSCVREVRESQKVFSALVSSMEKSHKAVVAAIEERQGEEERIVEKLVKELEQEILQLRNGDTDLRPCHSQQSHDELGGGGGGGGQKSVAVSTTSTTGYSERRDWSKFSMETDPCMGVTRRAVSDLMDMVKGELCRLSKAELKKIQKYTVDISLSPKTAHAFLSVSEDRKQVRHTDKHQEVPDNPKRFDRVANVLGRESFSSGRYYWEVEVGEKIEWNLGVARQSINRKGKFTVSPANGFWTLSLKSGGQYVANTSPTVTPVGLEQKPRKVGVFLDYVEGRVSFYCAETGVHIHTFTDGFTDRLHPLFSPGRQHGGRNIAPLTISTSFCSI is encoded by the exons ATGGCATCTACCATCTCTACCGTCAGCCTCATCTCCGAGAGGCACTTCCTGTGCCCGCTGTGTAAGGACATCTTCAGCAGTCCTGTGACTACTCCGTGTGGCCACAGTTTCTGTCAGGACTGCCTGTGTGG GTACTGGACCCGGCACCGTTCAGACTACTGTCCCCTCTGCAAGAGGTTGTTCCATTCCAGGCCAGACGTTAGTGTCAACCGCATCCTGGCTGACGTCTGTGACAACTACAGGAAGACACGGCCTGAGAGCCCTGAGGAGAGCCACGACACG CCACAGGTTGTAGACATTGACCAGATGATCCAGGAGCGACTGAAGAAAGTTGACAGACTCAGACACTCCCTGCAGCTCCTCAAA AACTCGTGTGTAAGGGAGGTGCGTGAGAGCCAGAAGGTGTTCTCTGCCCTTGTCAGTTCCATGGAGAAGAGCCACAAGGCCGTGGTGGCAGCCattgaggagagacagggggaggaggag AGGATTGTTGAGAAGCTGGTGAAGGAGCTGGAACAGGAGATTCTACAGCTGAGGAATGGAGACACTGACCTGAGGCCTTGTCATTCCCAGCAGAGCCATGATGAGctcggtggtggtggtggtggtggtggtcagaaGAGTGTTGCAGTG AGCACCACTTCCACCACGGGCTACTCTGAGAGGAGGGATTGGTCCAAGTTTTCCATGGAGACAGACCCCTGTATGGGCGTGACCAGGAGAGCAGTGTCAGACCTGATGGACATGGTTAAAGGAGAGCTCTGTAGACTCTCTAAAGCTG AGCtgaagaaaatacagaaatacacag TAGACATCTCCCTGAGTCCCAAGACGGCCCACGCCTTTCTCTCGGTCTCAGAAGACCGGAAACAGGTgcgacacacagacaaacaccagGAGGTCCCAGACAACCCCAAGAGGTTTGACCGCGTGGCCAACGTCCTGGGAAGAGAATCCTTCAGCAGTGGCAG gtactactgggaggtggaggtgggagagaAGATAGAGTGGAACCTGGGCGTGGCCAGACAGTCCATCAACAGGAAAGGGAAGTTTACAGTCAGCCCAGCCAATGGCTTCTGGACACTGAGCCTAAAGAGCGGGGGTCAATACGTAGCTAACACCTCCCCCACTGTCACCCCCGTGGGCCTGGAGCAGAAGCCCAGGAAGGTGGGGGTGTTTCTGGACTatgtggagggccgagtgtcctTCTACTGCGCGGAGACTGGGGTTCACATCCATACGTTTACAGATGGCTTCACTGATAGACTACATCCACTCTTTAGTCCTGGGAGGCAACATGGGGGCAGGAATATCGCTCCTCTGACTATTAGTACTAGCTTCTGTAGCATCTGA